A section of the Leptospira kobayashii genome encodes:
- the atpG gene encoding ATP synthase F1 subunit gamma: MATPREIKKRITSVKNTRKITRTMEMVSTAKAKKATNKVNAAKPYAALTMELVESLSGLAGVIQSPFLRRPEKIRKVAILAITANRGLCGGFNSNVLKLVRNRIEEWKSQGVEVEVHAAGKKAISYFKFAKIALKSSYTNIDDKAGSHEANALANYFMSAFAKEEIDTVEIISTHYYSAASQRPESITVLPLQVNESQSKSSNTGPEIIYEPDPKTILENLLPLVIRTTFVKIILETAASEHIARRIAMKSATDAAGDMIKLLTRGYNRVRQAKITQEISEIVGGAEAIS; encoded by the coding sequence TTGGCGACACCGCGTGAGATAAAAAAAAGGATCACTTCGGTCAAAAACACCCGAAAGATCACTCGTACTATGGAGATGGTCTCCACTGCGAAGGCAAAAAAAGCAACGAACAAAGTGAATGCGGCGAAACCATACGCCGCACTCACGATGGAACTTGTTGAATCGCTTTCGGGGTTGGCAGGCGTTATCCAAAGCCCTTTCCTTCGTAGACCGGAAAAAATCCGCAAAGTTGCCATTCTTGCAATTACAGCCAATCGTGGATTATGCGGTGGGTTTAATTCCAATGTATTGAAATTGGTTCGTAATCGCATTGAAGAATGGAAATCCCAAGGTGTGGAAGTAGAAGTTCACGCTGCGGGCAAAAAAGCGATTTCTTATTTTAAGTTCGCCAAGATTGCACTTAAGTCAAGTTATACGAACATTGATGACAAAGCCGGCTCGCATGAAGCAAATGCACTTGCAAATTATTTTATGAGCGCTTTTGCAAAAGAAGAAATAGATACAGTGGAGATTATCTCTACTCATTATTATTCTGCTGCTTCTCAGAGGCCGGAGAGTATTACAGTGCTTCCTTTGCAAGTCAATGAAAGCCAATCAAAGTCATCCAACACCGGACCTGAGATCATTTATGAACCAGATCCGAAGACCATTCTAGAAAATCTGCTACCACTTGTGATTCGAACTACTTTTGTGAAGATCATTCTAGAAACAGCCGCCTCGGAACACATTGCACGAAGAATTGCAATGAAATCCGCAACGGATGCTGCAGGTGACATGATCAAACTTCTCACTCGAGGTTACAACCGGGTCAGACAAGCAAAGATCACACAAGAAATATCAGAAATCGTCGGAGGCGCGGAAGCGATCTCTTAA